From Riemerella anatipestifer ATCC 11845 = DSM 15868, a single genomic window includes:
- the truA gene encoding tRNA pseudouridine(38-40) synthase TruA, producing the protein MSRYCIEFSYNGEKYFGYQIQPKQISVQETLEQALSTILREEIKTTGAGRTDTGVHAKKMFAHFDTDLILEEELLPKRLNSFLPPDISVKRLFRVSSDFHARFDATYRTYEYYISLEKNPFTQNSAWGYWRRPLNLEAMNEACKILFEYTDFTSFSKLNTDTKTNLCEIYKAFWVQEGTELKFTISANRFLRNMVRAIVGTMVDIGSGKIAPQDLRKVIEAKERNAAGTSAPAQGLFLVDVGYNWE; encoded by the coding sequence GTGTCAAGATATTGCATAGAATTTTCTTACAACGGCGAAAAATATTTTGGTTATCAGATACAACCTAAGCAGATTTCTGTGCAAGAAACCTTGGAGCAGGCACTTTCTACCATTTTAAGAGAGGAAATAAAAACCACAGGAGCAGGGCGTACCGATACGGGCGTACACGCAAAGAAAATGTTTGCTCATTTTGATACAGATTTAATTTTAGAAGAAGAGCTATTGCCTAAAAGGCTCAATAGTTTTTTGCCGCCAGATATTTCGGTGAAACGATTGTTTAGAGTATCTAGTGATTTTCACGCAAGGTTTGATGCTACTTACAGAACTTACGAATATTATATTTCGTTAGAGAAAAATCCGTTTACGCAAAATTCGGCGTGGGGCTATTGGAGGCGTCCGCTAAACTTAGAAGCGATGAACGAGGCTTGCAAAATCCTTTTTGAATATACCGATTTTACAAGTTTCTCTAAACTAAACACCGATACCAAAACTAACCTCTGCGAAATTTATAAGGCTTTTTGGGTGCAAGAGGGTACGGAGCTTAAGTTTACCATTTCTGCCAATAGATTTTTGCGAAATATGGTGAGGGCTATCGTAGGGACGATGGTGGATATAGGGAGTGGCAAAATAGCACCACAAGATTTAAGAAAGGTAATAGAAGCCAAAGAGAGAAATGCTGCAGGGACTTCGGCTCCTGCACAAGGTTTATTTTTGGTAGATGTAGGGTATAATTGGGAGTAG
- a CDS encoding metallophosphoesterase family protein, protein MKQILLLSDTHSYLDQRILDYAKNADEIWHCGDFGNMEVVETLEKIKPLKGVYGNIDGTEIRKIFPEVLRFKCEEVEVLMIHIGGYPNKYSPLARKEILEKTPQLFISGHSHILKAMYDQKHQLLHLNPGATGTQGWHQVRTMMRFKIDGAEIKDLEVIELGKR, encoded by the coding sequence GTGAAACAGATATTACTTCTTTCGGATACACATTCTTACCTTGACCAGCGTATTTTAGACTATGCTAAAAATGCAGATGAAATTTGGCATTGTGGCGATTTTGGAAATATGGAAGTGGTGGAAACTCTAGAAAAAATAAAACCTCTAAAGGGCGTTTATGGCAACATAGATGGTACCGAAATAAGAAAGATTTTCCCTGAAGTATTAAGATTTAAATGTGAAGAAGTAGAAGTTCTGATGATTCACATTGGTGGTTACCCCAACAAATATAGCCCTCTAGCAAGAAAAGAAATTCTAGAAAAAACACCTCAACTGTTCATTAGTGGGCACTCACATATTCTAAAAGCAATGTACGACCAAAAGCATCAACTCCTACACCTCAACCCTGGAGCAACAGGTACTCAAGGGTGGCACCAAGTGCGAACTATGATGCGTTTTAAGATTGATGGAGCAGAAATCAAAGATTTGGAAGTGATAGAACTCGGTAAAAGATGA
- the pheS gene encoding phenylalanine--tRNA ligase subunit alpha, translated as MLEYIDAYLQEVKQFQSSNKDEIEQFRIKFNGKKGILNAIFDEFKQVPNEQKKAFGQKINVLKQAVAEKLEELKNATASSIVVEKEDLTRPGYPLELGSRHPINLVKNRIIEIFKSIGFAVSDGPEIEDDWHNFTALNLPEYHPARDMQDTFFIEQNPDTLLRTHTSSVQIRHMEQNQPPMRILSPGRVFRNEAISSRSHCIFHQIEGLYIDEKVSFADLKQTIQFFTTELFGKSKIRMRPSYFPFTEPSAEVDVYWGLNSETDYRITKGTGWLEIMGCGMVDPAVLKNVNINPDKYSGYAFGMGIERIVMLLYQMSDIRMFFENDVRMLEQFKTL; from the coding sequence ATGTTAGAATACATTGACGCATATCTACAAGAGGTAAAGCAATTTCAGTCTTCAAACAAAGATGAAATAGAGCAATTCAGAATAAAATTTAACGGTAAAAAAGGAATTTTAAATGCCATCTTTGATGAGTTTAAACAAGTTCCGAACGAACAAAAAAAGGCTTTTGGACAAAAAATAAATGTTCTAAAACAAGCTGTTGCCGAAAAACTAGAAGAGCTTAAAAATGCAACCGCCTCTAGTATTGTTGTAGAAAAAGAAGATTTAACTCGTCCTGGGTATCCTTTGGAATTGGGGAGCAGACACCCTATCAACTTAGTTAAGAATAGAATTATCGAGATATTTAAGTCCATAGGGTTTGCCGTGTCAGACGGTCCAGAAATAGAGGACGACTGGCACAACTTTACAGCCCTTAACCTCCCCGAATATCACCCTGCTAGAGATATGCAGGATACGTTTTTCATAGAGCAGAATCCTGACACCCTCCTTAGAACACACACTTCGTCTGTGCAGATAAGACATATGGAACAGAACCAACCTCCAATGCGTATTCTATCACCGGGTAGAGTATTTAGAAATGAGGCTATTTCTTCTCGTTCGCATTGTATTTTCCACCAGATAGAAGGACTTTATATTGATGAAAAGGTAAGTTTTGCGGATTTGAAGCAAACCATACAGTTTTTCACTACGGAGCTTTTTGGAAAGTCTAAAATTAGAATGAGACCGTCTTATTTCCCATTCACCGAGCCAAGTGCGGAGGTTGATGTTTATTGGGGACTTAACTCCGAAACAGACTACCGAATTACTAAAGGTACTGGTTGGCTAGAAATTATGGGCTGTGGTATGGTAGACCCTGCTGTGCTTAAAAATGTAAATATAAACCCTGATAAATACAGCGGCTATGCTTTTGGTATGGGAATAGAGCGAATCGTGATGCTCCTCTACCAAATGAGCGACATTCGTATGTTCTTTGAAAACGATGTAAGAATGTTAGAACAGTTTAAAACGCTATAA
- a CDS encoding DUF4251 domain-containing protein yields the protein MKRVIILLLTGLSLISCQTQYGINEDKVQSYMDKNEFTVMAKRALPNNYDVINIAQSFPTVGSRMFELDYGYAITLKKDSLSINLPYFGRMFNASLDPSKNSFNTATKDFKFSKNKTKKGYTYHFSLSHPENVSDIYIDILKNGKAYISINSRDRQPISYDGYLVEQP from the coding sequence ATGAAAAGAGTTATTATATTACTACTAACAGGACTTTCTCTTATCTCTTGCCAAACTCAATACGGCATAAACGAAGATAAAGTACAAAGTTACATGGATAAAAATGAGTTTACCGTAATGGCAAAAAGGGCACTCCCTAATAATTACGATGTCATCAATATTGCACAATCGTTCCCTACAGTTGGAAGCCGAATGTTTGAACTAGATTACGGCTATGCTATTACTCTAAAAAAAGACAGTCTATCTATTAATCTTCCCTACTTTGGCAGAATGTTTAACGCTAGTCTAGACCCTTCTAAAAACAGTTTCAATACAGCGACAAAAGATTTCAAATTCTCCAAAAACAAAACTAAAAAAGGATATACCTATCATTTTAGTCTTTCTCACCCTGAAAATGTAAGTGATATATACATTGATATTCTAAAAAACGGAAAAGCCTACATCTCCATCAACAGTAGAGACAGACAACCTATTTCCTACGATGGCTACCTTGTAGAACAACCTTAG
- a CDS encoding PorP/SprF family type IX secretion system membrane protein yields the protein MYKKILFTISIFITVISYAQETLPYYQQYLLDGKYLFNPAHFGETDDIIINSHYQKQFSKLEHSPNTQSIGAHANVTDRLGVGAYFFRDQNGPISANGINIGAAYFIPIDDNERKNQFSFGTSINLYNSNIDLALLNPKDSGDPLIQSGTNSVFLTYANLGLQATYNGFFGSFSVVDIPLSKTTYIVNGIEPSPTKFFINTGYDWDFSENLSLEPSVLINLNTNSSRIIDANLLAKIKDEDNYFAGGISYRTAKSAFGSQQLSFSPLIKLKFNQFSFGAAYNINLSPIADYGGNSFMINLGYAFENFINTRGFRY from the coding sequence ATGTATAAAAAGATTTTATTTACCATTTCTATTTTTATCACCGTTATTTCCTATGCACAGGAAACACTTCCGTATTACCAACAATACTTATTAGATGGTAAATATCTCTTTAATCCCGCTCATTTTGGAGAAACAGACGACATTATAATCAATAGTCATTATCAAAAACAATTCTCCAAACTAGAACATTCCCCCAACACACAATCTATAGGTGCACACGCCAATGTTACTGATAGGCTAGGTGTAGGTGCTTACTTTTTCAGAGACCAAAATGGACCTATCTCTGCCAACGGTATCAATATAGGAGCAGCTTACTTTATCCCAATAGATGATAATGAAAGAAAAAATCAATTTTCCTTTGGTACAAGTATCAACCTTTATAACTCCAATATAGATTTAGCCCTCCTTAATCCCAAAGATTCTGGCGATCCTCTAATACAAAGCGGTACTAACAGCGTATTTTTAACCTACGCTAACTTAGGCTTACAAGCTACTTACAATGGCTTTTTTGGTAGTTTTTCAGTAGTGGATATTCCTCTAAGTAAAACCACCTATATAGTGAATGGAATAGAACCTTCTCCCACCAAATTTTTCATCAACACTGGCTACGATTGGGATTTTTCTGAGAACCTTTCATTAGAACCCTCTGTTTTAATCAATCTAAACACCAACTCTTCTAGAATTATTGATGCTAATTTGTTAGCAAAAATTAAAGACGAAGACAATTATTTCGCAGGAGGCATCAGCTACAGAACAGCCAAATCAGCATTTGGAAGCCAACAACTTAGTTTTTCTCCTCTTATCAAACTTAAATTTAACCAATTTAGTTTCGGAGCTGCTTATAACATCAACCTCTCTCCTATTGCAGATTATGGTGGCAACAGCTTTATGATTAACTTAGGCTACGCTTTTGAAAATTTTATCAATACTAGAGGCTTCCGATATTAA
- a CDS encoding Smr/MutS family protein, whose protein sequence is MKIGDNVSVIDDDLWGIVTSIHGNEVVFRDEYHFTHRYPKHLLTLRDASLYEQTPIVRKPEANQTSRPPRKKNQHLILDLHFDQLVNNPDHYDSFERLFIQKQKLEETLDFCKFNKIKKLEIIHGIGDGVLQKLVFDTLKSKTNIEFEESDFFYHQSGAVMVNFI, encoded by the coding sequence ATGAAAATAGGAGATAACGTTTCTGTAATTGATGATGACTTGTGGGGCATCGTTACTTCTATACACGGCAATGAAGTGGTTTTCCGAGACGAATACCATTTTACCCACCGCTATCCTAAGCATCTACTCACTTTAAGAGATGCTTCTCTATACGAACAAACACCCATTGTACGAAAACCAGAAGCCAATCAAACCTCTAGACCTCCTAGAAAGAAAAATCAGCACTTGATATTAGACCTTCATTTTGACCAGTTGGTAAATAACCCTGACCATTACGATAGTTTTGAACGGCTATTTATTCAAAAACAAAAACTGGAGGAAACACTTGATTTTTGTAAATTCAATAAAATAAAAAAGCTAGAAATAATCCACGGCATTGGAGATGGCGTTTTGCAAAAGTTGGTCTTTGATACCCTTAAAAGCAAAACTAATATTGAATTTGAAGAAAGCGATTTTTTCTATCATCAATCGGGGGCGGTTATGGTTA
- the panC gene encoding pantoate--beta-alanine ligase: MKILDSRKELENYIKHNKLNGNTIGFAPTMGALHKGHISLYEAARPHNEIVVSSIFVNPTQFNNPDDLEKYPRTLEADLEKLKKSKLVDAVYTPSIEDIYPEKSVAKNYDFDGLENEMEGKMRPGHFDGVGTVVEELFRQVQPDNAYFGEKDFQQLAIIRKLVEKKNLPINIHGVPIYREENGLAMSSRNMRLSEAEREDAKIIYETLLKVNDWFRVVSIPEIKERVNSIFKKEKNFDLEYFVIADENTLKETDFFYKDCSYRAFIVVHVNQVRLIDNMHLA; encoded by the coding sequence ATGAAAATATTAGACAGTAGGAAAGAATTAGAAAACTATATTAAACATAATAAACTGAACGGCAATACCATAGGTTTTGCTCCTACTATGGGAGCTTTGCATAAGGGACACATTTCTCTCTACGAGGCAGCTAGACCTCACAACGAGATTGTAGTTTCATCTATATTTGTTAATCCTACACAGTTTAACAACCCTGACGACCTAGAGAAGTACCCAAGAACTCTAGAAGCTGATTTAGAAAAACTTAAAAAATCAAAATTAGTAGATGCTGTATATACCCCAAGTATAGAAGATATCTACCCCGAAAAATCCGTGGCGAAAAATTACGATTTTGATGGCTTGGAAAACGAAATGGAAGGCAAGATGAGACCTGGACATTTTGATGGTGTAGGCACAGTGGTAGAAGAGCTTTTCCGACAAGTACAACCAGACAACGCTTACTTCGGTGAGAAAGATTTCCAGCAACTTGCCATTATCAGAAAGTTAGTGGAAAAGAAAAACCTTCCAATCAATATACACGGAGTGCCTATTTACAGAGAAGAAAACGGCTTAGCTATGAGTTCTAGAAATATGCGATTATCCGAAGCTGAAAGAGAAGATGCCAAAATTATTTATGAAACCCTTTTAAAGGTAAATGATTGGTTTAGAGTTGTTAGCATTCCAGAAATAAAAGAGAGAGTAAATTCCATTTTTAAAAAAGAAAAAAACTTTGATTTAGAATACTTTGTAATTGCTGATGAAAACACTTTAAAAGAAACCGATTTCTTCTATAAGGACTGTTCTTACAGAGCTTTTATTGTTGTTCATGTAAATCAAGTAAGACTTATAGATAATATGCATCTAGCCTAA
- the hemW gene encoding radical SAM family heme chaperone HemW, giving the protein MPFCKQKCSYCNFHFSTSLKLKDDILLALKKELYLRQHELENKSLPSLYFGGGTPSILSVDEIQRLIDEVLRYFTFNSDIEITLEANPDDLNQSFLKALSNTPINRLSIGTQSFFEEDLKLMNRAHSASEAESSIKRAQDTGFENISIDLIYGSPTSNHSLWKESLQKSIELQVPHISSYALTVEPKTALQKWIEQEKINAPKEEEQFIAFQYLSETLKSNGFEHYEISNFSKPNYHSRHNTAYWKGLPYLGIGPSAHSYDGQKQRSWNIANNSLYIKSLVENSLPKETEILSEKEQFNELIMIGLRTKWGVKYNIINQFSEKILKPFQKSLETKLSLGTLKLEENQIFIPEEHWFMADGIISDLFVV; this is encoded by the coding sequence ATTCCGTTTTGCAAGCAAAAATGCAGTTATTGTAACTTTCACTTTTCCACTTCGTTGAAATTGAAAGACGATATACTTTTAGCTCTAAAAAAAGAATTATACCTAAGACAACACGAACTAGAAAATAAAAGTCTACCATCATTATATTTTGGTGGCGGCACACCTTCAATCCTTAGCGTAGATGAAATACAAAGACTTATAGACGAGGTATTGAGATATTTTACATTTAATTCTGATATAGAAATTACCTTAGAAGCAAACCCCGATGATTTAAACCAGTCCTTCTTAAAGGCTCTTTCTAACACGCCTATCAACAGGTTAAGCATTGGCACTCAAAGTTTTTTTGAAGAAGATTTAAAACTTATGAACAGAGCCCATAGTGCTTCCGAAGCTGAAAGTTCCATAAAAAGAGCCCAAGACACAGGTTTTGAAAACATTAGTATAGATTTAATCTATGGTTCGCCAACTTCCAACCATTCTCTTTGGAAAGAAAGTTTACAAAAAAGTATAGAACTTCAAGTGCCACACATCTCATCTTATGCCCTTACTGTGGAACCCAAAACTGCTCTACAAAAGTGGATTGAACAGGAAAAAATCAATGCTCCGAAAGAAGAAGAACAGTTTATTGCTTTTCAATACCTTTCAGAAACACTTAAGTCAAACGGATTTGAACATTACGAAATTTCTAATTTCTCCAAACCAAACTATCACTCTAGGCATAATACCGCCTACTGGAAAGGCTTGCCTTATTTAGGCATAGGACCTTCGGCTCACTCCTACGACGGACAAAAACAACGCAGCTGGAATATCGCTAATAATAGTTTATATATCAAAAGTTTAGTAGAAAACTCTCTTCCAAAAGAAACGGAAATTTTATCAGAAAAAGAACAATTTAACGAACTCATTATGATAGGACTTCGCACCAAATGGGGCGTTAAATATAACATCATCAACCAATTTTCGGAAAAGATACTAAAGCCATTCCAAAAAAGCCTAGAAACAAAACTAAGTTTAGGAACATTAAAACTAGAAGAAAATCAGATTTTTATACCAGAAGAACATTGGTTTATGGCAGATGGCATTATTTCTGATTTGTTTGTTGTCTGA
- a CDS encoding ABC transporter ATP-binding protein: MKKQTTGMLIKRLFFIGMNFRRWFLLALLVSIILAVVSTYRPILTKNIVDHDIMQLKSTTLLMQSIYWLVGLVIAETILNFLLVFLSNYISQNVMRDIREKLYHKLIYFKTSFFDKTAIGQLVTRAVGDVETIATVYTDGFLMVFGDVLRIVMVLVAMFNVNVQLSFVALAILPIMVLITRFFQKKLKQSFGDERQWTATQNSFVQERLSGMSIIQVFNRQDAEFEKFESINASLKKALLKTVFYFSLFFPVVELITSLFIGLILFYAGYNALYNQNATPGEVIAFIQFVNMLIRPLRQIADRFNNIQRGLVGAERVLGIMDQDEAMPNEGKEIITDIKGEIDFKAVRFSYDDKQEVLKGIDFKVNQGETVAIVGATGAGKSTIINLITRFYDVSSGQILLDGKDLRDYDLYSLRQHIGVVLQDVFLFHGSIYENLTFGDETITLEQIKTIAKEIEVDDFIESLPNGYHYVVNERGASISLGQRQLLSFLRAYLSNPKILILDEATSSIDHESEKLIQKATEKITKNRTSIIIAHRLSTIEKADKILVMDKGKIVEEGTHQELLALNGYYALLYQSQLGTKKE; encoded by the coding sequence ATGAAGAAACAAACTACAGGAATGCTTATTAAACGCTTATTTTTCATCGGAATGAATTTTAGGCGATGGTTTCTGTTGGCGTTATTGGTATCTATTATCTTGGCGGTGGTTTCTACCTATCGTCCTATTCTCACCAAAAACATTGTTGACCACGATATTATGCAGCTGAAAAGCACTACGCTTTTGATGCAGAGTATCTATTGGTTAGTTGGTTTGGTGATTGCGGAGACTATTCTTAATTTTTTGTTGGTGTTTTTATCCAATTATATTTCTCAAAATGTGATGAGAGATATAAGAGAAAAACTCTACCATAAACTGATTTATTTCAAGACTTCATTTTTTGATAAAACGGCTATTGGGCAATTAGTTACTCGTGCAGTGGGAGATGTAGAAACCATAGCAACGGTCTATACAGATGGCTTTCTAATGGTCTTTGGAGATGTGTTAAGAATAGTGATGGTGCTGGTAGCGATGTTTAATGTGAATGTTCAGTTGAGTTTTGTGGCGTTAGCGATATTGCCAATTATGGTACTCATCACTCGCTTTTTTCAAAAGAAACTCAAACAATCGTTTGGTGATGAAAGACAATGGACGGCAACGCAAAATTCATTCGTACAAGAACGGCTTTCGGGTATGTCTATTATTCAAGTATTTAATAGGCAAGATGCCGAGTTTGAAAAGTTTGAATCCATCAATGCAAGTCTTAAAAAAGCATTACTAAAGACAGTATTTTATTTTTCCTTGTTCTTCCCTGTGGTAGAACTTATTACTTCATTGTTCATTGGGCTTATTTTGTTCTATGCGGGTTATAATGCTTTGTATAATCAAAATGCTACGCCTGGGGAAGTGATAGCGTTTATACAGTTTGTAAATATGCTGATAAGACCGCTACGCCAAATTGCCGACCGTTTTAACAATATCCAAAGAGGGTTGGTAGGAGCAGAGAGGGTTTTGGGTATTATGGATCAAGACGAAGCAATGCCTAATGAAGGGAAAGAAATCATTACAGATATTAAAGGAGAGATAGATTTTAAGGCGGTGCGTTTCTCTTATGATGATAAACAGGAAGTGCTTAAAGGGATTGATTTTAAAGTAAATCAAGGAGAAACTGTGGCGATTGTAGGAGCTACAGGGGCAGGGAAATCTACTATCATCAATCTTATTACTCGTTTTTATGATGTAAGTTCTGGGCAAATTTTACTAGATGGCAAAGACCTTAGAGATTATGATTTGTATAGTTTAAGACAACATATAGGAGTAGTATTGCAAGATGTTTTCTTGTTTCACGGAAGCATTTACGAAAATTTAACCTTCGGAGACGAAACCATTACTCTGGAGCAGATTAAAACCATAGCAAAAGAAATAGAGGTGGACGATTTTATAGAAAGTTTGCCTAATGGCTATCATTATGTGGTAAATGAGCGAGGAGCGTCTATTTCTTTGGGGCAACGCCAACTACTTTCTTTTTTAAGGGCGTATCTTTCTAATCCTAAAATTCTTATTCTTGATGAAGCCACTTCTTCCATAGACCACGAAAGTGAAAAATTGATTCAAAAAGCTACGGAGAAAATTACTAAAAATAGAACTTCTATTATCATTGCTCACAGGCTTTCTACCATAGAGAAGGCGGACAAAATTCTAGTAATGGATAAAGGTAAAATAGTAGAAGAAGGGACACATCAGGAATTGTTGGCTCTCAATGGTTATTATGCTTTGTTGTACCAATCTCAACTTGGGACGAAGAAAGAATAG
- a CDS encoding glycogen/starch synthase — translation MPDKKILYVTTEMFPYQEESAMSDAVNRMALKMYGDGNDVRVFMPRFGYISERKFQLHEVIRLSGMNIIINDLDQPLIIKVASLPGERLQVYFIDNEDYFKRKFTYKDEEGLPFDDNDERAMFFARGVIETIKKLNWVPDVVHLNGWMSAFIPVYLKHYYKKDSYFDDTKFVLSVYNEENLVFDKKAVVNKFKFDNIKGIKAFDNPSFYSFLEEGMNLVDVVVKGDEFLEQNLDESFSQASSDKKEYVTPESVGEIY, via the coding sequence ATGCCAGACAAAAAGATTTTATATGTTACTACAGAGATGTTTCCTTACCAAGAAGAAAGTGCAATGTCTGATGCGGTAAACAGAATGGCTCTTAAAATGTATGGTGATGGAAATGATGTGCGTGTCTTCATGCCTCGTTTTGGATATATTAGTGAAAGAAAGTTTCAGTTACACGAGGTGATTAGGCTTTCAGGAATGAATATTATTATTAATGATTTAGACCAACCTTTAATTATTAAAGTGGCTTCTTTGCCAGGGGAAAGGTTACAGGTTTACTTTATAGATAATGAAGATTATTTCAAAAGAAAATTTACTTACAAAGATGAAGAGGGGCTTCCTTTCGATGATAATGATGAAAGAGCGATGTTTTTTGCACGAGGTGTTATAGAAACTATTAAGAAACTTAATTGGGTGCCAGATGTGGTTCATCTTAATGGTTGGATGTCAGCATTTATACCTGTATATCTAAAACATTATTACAAAAAAGATTCTTATTTTGATGATACCAAGTTTGTTTTGTCTGTATATAATGAAGAAAATTTAGTTTTTGACAAAAAAGCGGTGGTAAATAAGTTTAAATTCGACAATATAAAAGGAATTAAAGCGTTTGATAATCCTAGCTTCTATAGTTTTTTAGAAGAAGGTATGAATCTTGTAGATGTGGTAGTGAAAGGAGATGAATTTTTGGAACAAAATTTAGATGAAAGTTTTTCTCAAGCAAGTTCAGATAAGAAAGAGTATGTTACTCCTGAGTCTGTAGGTGAGATATATTAA
- a CDS encoding ABC transporter ATP-binding protein yields MILDIVNLTKKFGEQVALNQINLTIQKNEIIGLLGPNGAGKSTLMKTISGVLDIEEGEISFNGSLLVGTLDAKKKIGFLPENNPLYTEMYVREYLELVADIHHISKQRIDEVIDLVGITPEKSKKIGQLSKGYKQRVGLAQAIIHQPDLLILDEPTNGLDPNQILEIREVIKEIGRKKTVILSTHIMQEVEALCSRVILIHKGNIMQDSPIEEFKGKYASLEEAFAAYTH; encoded by the coding sequence ATGATTTTGGATATTGTAAATCTTACTAAAAAGTTTGGGGAGCAGGTCGCATTAAACCAAATTAACCTTACCATACAAAAAAATGAAATTATAGGTTTGTTAGGACCTAATGGGGCAGGCAAATCTACTTTAATGAAAACCATTTCTGGTGTTTTGGATATAGAAGAAGGGGAAATTTCTTTCAATGGCTCTTTGTTAGTAGGAACATTAGATGCTAAGAAAAAGATAGGCTTTTTGCCAGAAAATAATCCGCTTTATACGGAAATGTATGTGCGAGAGTATTTAGAGTTGGTGGCAGATATTCATCATATATCTAAACAGAGGATAGATGAAGTGATAGATTTGGTAGGGATAACACCAGAGAAATCTAAGAAAATAGGACAATTATCCAAAGGGTATAAACAGAGGGTGGGATTAGCCCAAGCTATTATCCACCAACCAGACTTGTTGATTTTGGACGAGCCAACCAACGGACTAGACCCTAACCAAATTTTAGAGATACGAGAAGTGATTAAAGAAATAGGGCGTAAAAAAACGGTTATTCTATCTACACATATTATGCAGGAGGTAGAGGCGTTGTGCAGTAGAGTGATACTGATACACAAGGGCAACATTATGCAAGATTCTCCAATAGAGGAGTTCAAAGGCAAATATGCTTCCTTAGAAGAAGCCTTTGCAGCATATACCCATTAA